A single genomic interval of Mucilaginibacter robiniae harbors:
- a CDS encoding YMGG-like glycine zipper-containing protein, whose product MKKIILLITLISSVILASSNYTLAQHRRMSGQAKGALIGGAGGAIAGGLIGHGVKGALIGGAIGAGGGYIIGNEHRRNVHKRHAAYYRAHHTYYSRRRH is encoded by the coding sequence ATGAAAAAGATCATTTTGTTAATTACGCTGATTAGTTCAGTGATACTGGCCAGCAGCAATTATACACTTGCACAACACAGAAGAATGAGCGGCCAAGCTAAAGGTGCTTTAATTGGCGGTGCTGGTGGTGCCATTGCTGGCGGTTTAATTGGCCACGGTGTTAAAGGTGCTTTAATTGGTGGTGCTATTGGTGCCGGTGGTGGTTACATTATTGGTAACGAACATCGCAGAAACGTACATAAAAGACATGCTGCTTATTACCGTGCACATCATACTTATTACAGCCGTCGCCGTCATTAA
- a CDS encoding NUDIX domain-containing protein encodes MAEIQITNCETLSDRKFPLKYYTFQKPDTKGAMHPQENEVYFRPDAVAVLLYNAELKTFLFTRQFRLPTYLNGNDEGYLVETCAGLIDEGETPDQAAIREVNEELGYKIADLNKVGAVYTSGGGITEYIHLFIAPYNDTMKQGEGGGAKGEGEDITILEIGFDEAYEKLKQGAVNDAKTVIVLQHYFLYYK; translated from the coding sequence ATGGCTGAGATACAAATTACCAATTGTGAAACTTTGTCTGATCGGAAATTTCCACTTAAATATTATACCTTCCAGAAACCGGATACCAAAGGGGCAATGCACCCTCAGGAAAATGAAGTTTACTTCCGCCCTGATGCAGTAGCTGTATTATTGTACAATGCTGAACTAAAAACTTTTCTATTCACCCGCCAATTCAGATTACCTACTTACCTAAACGGCAACGATGAAGGCTACCTTGTTGAAACCTGCGCAGGCTTGATTGATGAAGGAGAAACACCCGACCAAGCTGCTATACGCGAAGTTAATGAAGAGCTGGGTTATAAAATAGCTGACCTGAACAAAGTGGGTGCAGTATATACATCGGGTGGCGGTATTACTGAGTATATACATCTATTTATAGCTCCTTACAATGATACCATGAAGCAGGGTGAAGGCGGCGGCGCAAAAGGCGAAGGAGAAGATATAACCATACTCGAGATAGGTTTTGATGAAGCTTACGAAAAGTTAAAACAAGGTGCCGTTAATGATGCAAAAACGGTAATAGTACTACAACATTACTTTTTATATTATAAATAA
- a CDS encoding BamA/TamA family outer membrane protein has translation MRWINYSLLSKGLFFIFLLGLVPVSLQAQDADSNYSGAGYPTIRRDSVPQKDLIDVFKTFFMPGYSTRPAQISNDKIYFSFLPAASGSMGPGQAFVTSTTAGFYLGDPDNTKLSSISFTPYFNFRGRYGLPFRSNIWFANNKWLLTGDTRLMVYPQDTWGLGGNQPSSNRTRIDYKYLRFYQGFLRRIKPYFFAGVGYAMDYHFGVSADLENTGLPKSQFNKLDAALDDRSFSSGPNLNLLYDTRNNSINPMPGCYANLIYRMSSTVFGGNNLWQSVYLDMRKYVALSHNTAQKQNTLAFWTYYWTTLNKGTPYLSLPSIGWDVFNRSGRGIEQNRYRGQGLIYAEAEYRRGITNNGLLGFVVFANATSVTEPDTRQFSYIHPAGGAGLRIKFNKKSNTNIALDYGFSSGYRTFRLALGEAF, from the coding sequence GTGCGCTGGATTAACTATAGCCTTTTAAGCAAAGGTCTTTTTTTTATCTTTCTCTTAGGCTTAGTTCCTGTAAGTTTACAGGCTCAGGATGCTGATTCCAACTACTCCGGAGCAGGCTATCCGACTATACGCAGAGATAGCGTACCACAAAAAGATTTGATTGACGTATTTAAAACGTTCTTTATGCCGGGTTATAGCACAAGGCCGGCTCAAATCAGCAACGACAAAATTTATTTTTCCTTTTTACCTGCAGCCAGTGGATCAATGGGCCCTGGGCAAGCGTTTGTAACTTCAACTACTGCTGGCTTTTACTTAGGCGATCCTGACAACACGAAATTATCCAGCATTTCCTTTACGCCGTATTTTAACTTTAGAGGCCGGTATGGCCTGCCTTTTCGGTCTAACATCTGGTTTGCTAATAATAAATGGTTACTTACGGGCGACACCCGCTTGATGGTTTATCCGCAAGATACCTGGGGTTTAGGCGGCAACCAGCCTTCCAGTAACCGTACGCGTATAGATTATAAATACTTGCGCTTTTATCAAGGTTTTTTACGCCGTATTAAACCTTACTTCTTTGCAGGGGTAGGTTATGCCATGGATTATCATTTTGGTGTTTCTGCCGATTTGGAAAATACAGGTTTACCTAAATCACAATTCAACAAATTGGATGCAGCCTTAGATGACCGGTCATTTTCATCAGGCCCCAACCTTAATTTATTATACGATACCCGCAACAACTCCATCAACCCTATGCCGGGTTGCTATGCTAATTTAATTTACCGCATGAGTTCGACGGTATTTGGGGGCAATAACCTATGGCAATCCGTTTATCTGGATATGCGCAAGTATGTAGCCTTAAGCCACAATACCGCACAAAAGCAAAATACATTAGCCTTCTGGACTTATTACTGGACTACACTAAATAAAGGTACACCCTACTTAAGCTTACCCAGTATAGGTTGGGATGTATTTAACCGTTCAGGCCGGGGTATTGAACAAAATAGGTATCGTGGACAAGGCTTGATTTATGCCGAAGCCGAATACCGTAGAGGAATTACCAACAACGGCCTACTCGGCTTTGTGGTATTTGCCAATGCTACTTCTGTTACCGAGCCTGATACCCGTCAGTTTAGCTATATCCATCCAGCGGGTGGCGCTGGTTTGCGTATCAAGTTCAATAAAAAATCAAACACCAACATTGCACTTGATTATGGCTTTAGCAGCGGTTACCGTACCTTCCGTTTAGCTTTAGGCGAAGCTTTTTAA
- a CDS encoding endo-1,4-beta-xylanase → MKRYLQNAGLALLATTAMLSTSCKKNADFNSLSTGNYTDTSGTLKALTASAFPNMGMAVTYTPMSTIPAYLATVKRECNNVTFGNELKEGSVVQNDGTYNYATADALYKICTDNGLSVFGHNLVWYSQQNVTYLNSLISALVIPGKGGTPAPNLLANLNGDFETGSGNNFTGWSNLAGNSSSATYTAVSGNNSNRALQVNVATAGANAYDVQSIGPTFAVTAGHNLTVTVDIKTTNTSGKVNIVLQNTTTGYYSQQVISPTSTSFATYTATFTGVSDAAPSIRLNFPSSGNYTIDNIIIQDPSQGMSATGATQPTTAQIAAVIQPEMTKYITTTLQRYPNIKAWDVVNEPLLDNGQVRTNTNFTASATQFLYAQYLGNKYQDSYITKAFKAARAAAPNDILFINDYNLEYATVKTDSLVAMVTALNKYGATIDGIGTQMHITLGQNLNNIDYMFKKLASTGLKIRVSELDVVINGAKTSPFVPTATLLSYQAAMIKYAINSYITNVPASQRYGVTVWGVSDTDSWLNTKASPDAPLLFDANYVKKPAYAGFKAGLTPGSVQ, encoded by the coding sequence ATGAAAAGATATTTACAAAACGCAGGATTAGCTTTACTGGCTACTACGGCTATGTTAAGTACTTCCTGTAAAAAGAATGCTGATTTTAATAGCCTAAGTACTGGTAATTATACTGATACCAGCGGTACTTTAAAAGCACTTACGGCATCAGCTTTTCCTAATATGGGTATGGCTGTAACTTATACTCCTATGTCAACTATACCAGCATATTTGGCTACAGTAAAAAGGGAGTGTAACAACGTAACTTTTGGTAATGAACTAAAAGAAGGCTCGGTAGTACAAAATGATGGAACTTATAATTACGCTACAGCCGACGCTTTGTACAAAATCTGTACTGATAATGGCTTAAGTGTGTTTGGCCATAACCTAGTGTGGTACTCGCAACAAAATGTTACTTACTTAAACAGCTTGATTAGTGCGCTTGTAATTCCGGGAAAAGGCGGAACACCTGCTCCTAATTTACTGGCTAATTTAAATGGTGATTTTGAAACTGGTAGCGGCAATAACTTTACGGGTTGGAGTAATCTGGCAGGCAATTCATCGTCAGCTACATACACAGCAGTTTCAGGTAACAACTCTAATCGGGCTTTACAGGTTAACGTAGCTACAGCAGGAGCTAATGCTTATGATGTACAATCAATAGGGCCAACTTTTGCTGTAACTGCAGGTCACAACCTTACTGTTACCGTTGATATTAAAACTACCAACACCAGTGGGAAGGTTAATATTGTTTTGCAGAATACAACTACTGGTTACTATTCACAACAAGTTATAAGCCCTACATCAACTTCATTTGCTACTTATACGGCTACTTTTACCGGAGTATCAGATGCTGCACCAAGCATCCGCTTAAATTTTCCTTCTTCTGGCAATTACACTATTGATAATATAATTATTCAAGATCCTAGTCAGGGTATGTCGGCAACAGGTGCAACACAACCTACTACTGCTCAGATTGCAGCTGTAATTCAGCCTGAAATGACTAAGTACATTACTACAACATTGCAACGCTATCCTAACATTAAAGCTTGGGATGTAGTAAATGAGCCATTGCTGGATAATGGTCAGGTTCGTACTAATACTAACTTTACAGCTTCTGCTACTCAGTTTTTGTATGCGCAATACTTAGGCAATAAATATCAGGACAGCTATATCACAAAAGCATTCAAAGCAGCTAGAGCAGCAGCACCGAATGATATTTTATTTATTAACGATTATAACTTGGAATATGCTACTGTAAAAACAGATTCTCTGGTAGCTATGGTTACAGCTTTAAATAAATATGGTGCAACTATTGATGGTATTGGTACGCAAATGCACATTACTTTAGGCCAAAACTTAAACAACATTGATTATATGTTCAAAAAGCTGGCTTCAACTGGTTTAAAAATCAGGGTTTCAGAATTGGATGTTGTAATTAATGGTGCTAAAACCAGCCCGTTTGTGCCTACAGCTACCTTATTATCTTACCAGGCAGCTATGATAAAATATGCTATTAATTCTTATATCACTAATGTTCCGGCCTCACAACGTTATGGCGTAACTGTTTGGGGCGTTTCAGATACCGATAGTTGGCTTAACACCAAGGCATCTCCTGATGCGCCTCTGCTATTTGATGCTAATTATGTTAAAAAGCCAGCCTATGCCGGCTTCAAAGCAGGCTTAACTCCAGGATCTGTTCAATAG
- a CDS encoding RagB/SusD family nutrient uptake outer membrane protein, with product MKSYKKIAILLTALGTLSVSSCKKLLEQSPKANITPQFFTTSGGVLGGITGVYSDLRNLWGTEGFLYYCQFGVDENIVAGGSSTGGNAFATYNNYVRNYTDVYNALYGLFSIAYQDINTLNGVLQYGPTAFTDVPTRTAYLAQAKFLRAFYYYHLVETFGAVPLHTTFITEPTLSDSRAPIADVYALIIKDLTEASTELQSRPGETIASTGAVSPFSGHAATKATALYLLSKVYLTRGWSSAAQPNDFQNALTTAQSLINNRANYGFPNGNIGLYANYADAYNPANDANNTEDLFAVEHSTDPKYGDYSASPSSGKVNGWAWFFRPNYPTVNASYPSSANGSPVMTRDLTNGRPFFRCRPNFEYVDNIAFADKTNDFRYWNTFQTTWIANNTGVTTPRGTLTVGTDTAIWMPPYDPGATKRAAFKGVIFMRPSLATAAQGTNANPFTTSFFPSIKKFDDPNRPNVNDASQRPNVLFRFSEVYLIAAEAAFKMGDNATAAAMINVLRTRAAARPAGAPAAPSNAVTNMQITPAQVTIDFILDERSRELYGESLRWWDLVRTQSLVRRVKLYNTEAANNVQDFEVLRPIPQTEIDLVTIGPKFPQNPGF from the coding sequence ATGAAATCATATAAAAAAATAGCGATTTTACTTACTGCTTTGGGTACATTAAGTGTATCTAGCTGTAAAAAACTACTCGAACAAAGCCCTAAGGCCAACATAACTCCTCAGTTTTTTACAACATCAGGTGGCGTATTAGGTGGTATTACAGGTGTTTATTCTGATTTACGTAACTTGTGGGGTACTGAAGGTTTTCTTTATTATTGCCAGTTCGGTGTTGATGAAAATATTGTAGCCGGTGGTTCAAGTACAGGAGGTAATGCTTTCGCCACTTACAATAATTATGTACGCAATTATACTGACGTTTATAATGCTTTATACGGCTTATTCAGTATTGCTTACCAAGATATTAATACGCTGAATGGTGTGCTGCAATATGGGCCTACTGCCTTTACTGATGTACCTACCCGTACTGCTTATTTAGCACAAGCCAAATTTCTGCGGGCGTTTTATTACTATCATTTAGTTGAAACCTTTGGTGCAGTACCACTACACACCACATTTATTACAGAGCCGACACTTTCAGATTCACGTGCGCCTATCGCTGATGTATATGCTCTAATCATCAAAGATTTAACAGAGGCTTCTACTGAACTGCAAAGCAGACCGGGTGAAACTATTGCTTCAACGGGTGCAGTTTCACCTTTTAGTGGACATGCTGCTACAAAGGCTACTGCATTATATTTGTTGTCTAAGGTGTATTTAACTCGTGGTTGGTCAAGTGCTGCACAGCCCAATGATTTTCAGAATGCTTTAACAACTGCACAAAGCTTAATTAACAATAGGGCCAATTATGGTTTTCCTAATGGTAATATTGGTTTATATGCAAACTATGCGGATGCTTATAATCCCGCTAATGATGCAAATAATACAGAAGACTTATTTGCTGTAGAGCATAGTACTGATCCAAAATATGGTGATTATTCAGCTTCTCCATCAAGCGGTAAGGTAAACGGATGGGCATGGTTTTTCCGACCTAACTATCCAACTGTAAACGCAAGTTATCCGTCAAGTGCTAACGGGTCTCCTGTTATGACACGTGATTTGACTAATGGCCGTCCATTCTTCCGTTGTCGTCCTAACTTTGAATATGTTGATAATATAGCTTTTGCAGATAAAACCAACGATTTTCGATACTGGAATACTTTCCAAACTACATGGATTGCTAATAATACTGGTGTAACTACACCACGAGGCACACTTACTGTAGGTACCGATACGGCTATATGGATGCCTCCTTATGATCCGGGTGCAACCAAGCGTGCCGCATTTAAAGGTGTTATCTTTATGCGCCCTAGTCTGGCTACTGCTGCTCAAGGCACTAATGCTAACCCTTTTACAACATCATTCTTTCCGTCAATTAAAAAGTTTGATGACCCTAATCGTCCTAACGTAAATGATGCTTCACAGCGTCCTAATGTGCTGTTCCGTTTTTCTGAGGTGTATTTGATTGCTGCTGAAGCAGCTTTCAAAATGGGAGATAATGCTACTGCGGCTGCCATGATAAATGTGTTAAGAACACGTGCGGCTGCTCGTCCTGCAGGTGCTCCTGCTGCTCCGTCTAATGCAGTTACTAATATGCAGATTACACCAGCACAAGTTACTATTGATTTCATTCTGGATGAGCGTAGCCGTGAATTGTATGGTGAATCATTAAGATGGTGGGATTTAGTACGTACCCAATCATTAGTGCGCCGCGTAAAACTATATAATACTGAAGCTGCTAACAATGTTCAAGACTTTGAAGTGTTGCGCCCAATACCTCAAACTGAAATTGACTTAGTTACTATAGGGCCAAAATTTCCGCAAAACCCTGGCTTTTAA
- a CDS encoding SusC/RagA family TonB-linked outer membrane protein — MEKIRLFKCWKALLLLLSISMFSISVYAQSRSVSGTVTDEKGEPLIGATVKLKSGGLTTSTNINGQFTLNVPNNETALNVSYVGYIDQEVAINAQSNNLRVRLSTSARNLNDVVVIGYGTQRKKDVTGAVSSISGNDLAEVPAAANVVNQLQGRIAGLDIQSNGSTPGSQGQIRLRGERSFATSQGAADQTNGPLFVVDGVPFIGGSLNDINQDDIASIDVLKDASASAIYGSRASGGVVLITTKRGKAGRTQVAYSGNYGFSKIIGEYPFMNASEYAAFKEQTIVGSPSQSTSYPLTPAEQAGLAAGTNTDWQKLLYRTGFVTDNQLNISGGNEKTQFSISGGYHYEKGVQYATKFDRGSLRINLDHTISKVFKVGVTSFQALTHSNNTTGILYNAAAISPLTSPYNADGSINLLPMTGSVDQPNRINPLTLRNPYIQSLNRRLTTNNLVYGEANIFDGFKYRLNASLAYGQNQYNGYSPVSTVVNTNTSNTATGESVTNSENYTWLLENIITYDKVFSQKHHITFTGLYSTEKDHNQGSGITGTGLAADYLQSYNLFYANTVSVTNSAFSYSERGLISYMARLFYGFNDKYLLTATVRRDGSSVLGSGHQYFTYPAFALGWNIDREDFMKGLTWINTLKLRAGYGVTADQNINPYQILGTLGSNAYNFGANGQTGYLVNSLPNPNLKFEHTNNINIGIDFGVLNSRITGSIDVYSQKTYDILQVESLPASNGAGNTTVNAGNSKGNGLEISLSSVNLRSKTGLNWTTDFNIAFQRNSITALHDNLLSDINNGWFVGQPFNVIYDYKKIGIWQQSEAGQAAVYGARPGQIKIEDVNHDNKIDNNDRQILGSYQPKFTAGLTNRFSYKGVDLSFVTFARIGQKVAVTYLTGDSGGSGFPFFDVGRVNQIKTNYWTPTNPTNDFPQPDGGTPINGSTLQYRNGSFIKMRSINLGYTIPGTVLKHAGLSSLRVYATVNNPFIIYSPLVKSGLGIDPEGNGYGNQLAGASGFSSNALGRAITVGLANPTARTWSIGVNARF, encoded by the coding sequence ATGGAAAAAATTAGACTTTTTAAATGTTGGAAAGCATTGCTTTTACTACTCAGTATCAGCATGTTTTCCATATCAGTGTACGCTCAATCTAGAAGCGTTAGCGGTACTGTAACCGATGAGAAGGGAGAGCCCCTGATTGGCGCTACAGTAAAGTTAAAGTCTGGTGGGTTAACTACCTCAACCAATATCAACGGGCAGTTTACCTTGAATGTGCCTAATAATGAAACCGCATTGAATGTGTCTTATGTAGGATATATTGATCAGGAGGTAGCTATCAATGCACAAAGCAATAATCTTAGAGTTAGACTGTCTACCAGTGCCCGTAACCTGAATGATGTAGTGGTAATTGGTTATGGTACACAACGTAAAAAAGACGTAACTGGTGCGGTATCTTCTATTAGTGGTAATGATTTAGCAGAAGTACCCGCAGCAGCTAACGTAGTTAACCAGTTACAAGGTCGTATTGCTGGTTTAGATATTCAAAGTAATGGCAGTACACCGGGTTCACAAGGTCAAATCCGTTTGCGCGGTGAGCGTTCATTTGCTACTTCGCAAGGTGCTGCCGATCAAACCAATGGACCACTGTTTGTGGTGGATGGTGTACCTTTTATTGGGGGTAGCTTAAACGATATTAATCAGGATGATATTGCTAGTATTGATGTATTAAAAGATGCTTCAGCTTCAGCTATCTATGGCTCAAGAGCATCGGGCGGTGTAGTATTAATTACTACTAAACGTGGTAAAGCTGGCCGCACTCAGGTTGCCTATAGTGGTAATTATGGCTTTAGCAAAATTATTGGTGAGTATCCATTCATGAATGCTTCTGAATATGCTGCATTCAAAGAGCAAACCATTGTAGGTAGCCCAAGTCAATCTACATCGTACCCATTAACCCCTGCTGAACAGGCAGGTTTGGCTGCCGGTACCAATACCGACTGGCAAAAGCTGCTTTACAGAACAGGCTTTGTAACCGATAACCAACTCAATATATCAGGTGGTAACGAAAAAACGCAGTTCTCTATCAGTGGTGGTTATCACTATGAAAAGGGCGTCCAATATGCAACCAAGTTTGATCGTGGTTCATTGCGTATTAACTTAGATCATACTATTAGTAAAGTGTTCAAAGTAGGTGTAACTTCTTTTCAAGCTTTAACACATTCTAATAATACTACAGGTATTTTATACAATGCAGCAGCTATAAGCCCACTTACTTCTCCTTATAATGCTGATGGTTCTATAAACTTACTGCCCATGACTGGTTCGGTAGACCAGCCAAACCGCATTAACCCGTTAACTTTAAGAAACCCTTACATACAATCGCTTAACCGTAGATTAACTACCAATAACTTGGTTTATGGTGAAGCCAACATTTTTGATGGCTTTAAATATCGTTTAAATGCCAGTTTAGCCTATGGGCAAAATCAATATAACGGATACTCACCGGTTAGTACAGTTGTTAATACTAATACAAGTAACACCGCAACTGGTGAATCAGTAACTAATAGTGAAAACTATACTTGGTTGCTTGAAAATATAATCACTTATGATAAAGTATTTTCGCAAAAGCATCATATTACCTTTACTGGTTTATACAGTACCGAAAAAGATCATAACCAGGGTTCAGGTATAACCGGCACTGGTTTGGCAGCTGATTATCTGCAAAGCTATAACCTGTTTTATGCGAATACGGTATCTGTTACAAACAGTGCATTCAGCTACTCTGAAAGAGGTTTGATTTCTTACATGGCACGTTTGTTTTACGGCTTTAATGATAAATATTTGTTAACAGCTACTGTACGTCGTGATGGTTCATCAGTGCTGGGCTCAGGCCATCAGTATTTTACTTATCCTGCATTTGCCCTAGGCTGGAATATTGACCGTGAAGACTTTATGAAAGGTTTAACCTGGATTAATACCTTAAAGTTAAGAGCTGGTTATGGTGTTACTGCTGACCAGAATATCAACCCTTACCAAATTCTAGGTACTTTAGGTTCAAACGCCTATAACTTCGGTGCTAATGGCCAAACTGGTTACCTGGTAAACAGTTTACCTAACCCTAACTTGAAATTTGAGCATACCAACAATATTAATATCGGTATTGATTTTGGCGTACTAAATAGTCGTATCACCGGTAGCATTGATGTTTACAGCCAAAAAACTTATGATATTTTGCAGGTAGAATCACTGCCAGCCAGTAATGGTGCCGGTAATACTACGGTTAATGCCGGTAATTCAAAAGGTAATGGCCTGGAAATTAGCTTAAGTTCAGTTAACCTGAGAAGCAAAACTGGCTTAAACTGGACCACCGACTTCAATATTGCTTTTCAACGTAACTCTATTACTGCTTTACATGACAATTTGCTATCAGACATTAACAATGGCTGGTTTGTAGGTCAACCTTTCAACGTAATTTATGATTACAAAAAGATTGGCATCTGGCAACAAAGTGAAGCAGGACAAGCTGCTGTATATGGCGCACGCCCGGGGCAAATCAAAATAGAGGATGTGAACCACGACAATAAGATTGATAATAATGACCGCCAGATACTGGGAAGTTATCAACCAAAGTTTACAGCAGGCTTAACTAACCGTTTTAGCTACAAAGGTGTTGATTTGTCGTTTGTAACTTTTGCCCGTATTGGTCAAAAAGTAGCGGTAACTTACCTTACCGGTGATTCAGGTGGTTCAGGTTTTCCATTTTTTGACGTAGGTCGTGTAAACCAGATTAAAACTAATTATTGGACTCCAACTAATCCAACCAACGATTTTCCACAGCCTGATGGTGGTACGCCAATTAACGGCAGTACGTTGCAATACCGTAATGGTTCATTTATCAAAATGCGTAGTATCAATTTAGGTTACACCATCCCGGGTACAGTACTTAAACATGCAGGTCTGAGCTCATTAAGAGTTTACGCAACTGTAAATAATCCATTTATTATTTATTCTCCACTGGTTAAAAGTGGCTTAGGCATCGATCCCGAAGGTAACGGTTATGGTAACCAATTGGCAGGTGCATCAGGCTTTAGCTCTAATGCTTTAGGCCGTGCTATTACTGTTGGTTTAGCTAATCCAACAGCACGTACCTGGTCAATCGGTGTAAATGCAAGATTTTAA
- a CDS encoding endo-1,4-beta-xylanase, translating to MAACMGLTGWQHAAAQKAPHNSDMGLKDYYKNYFPVGVAVGPRNLAGPEAEFIIKQFNSLTPENAMKMGPIHPQENQYFWRDADSIVNFAQHHGLRVRGHNLCWHEQTPNWIFKDSLGHQVTKAVLLKRLHDHIQTVVSRYKGKIYAWDVVNEAIADDKTQFLRNSPWYQICGEDFIAKAFEYAHEADPKAVLFYNDYNTERPEKLERIYRLLKKLIDAKVPINAVGLQAHWSVYEPSATELRNTIEKFASLGLKVQITELDVSIYPWEKERRELRPGEKGEYTPELEQKQTAKYKEVFDVFRQYKKDITGVTFWNISDRYTWLDTYPVAGRKNFPLLFDTNLQPKKAFYEVTNFKK from the coding sequence ATGGCAGCATGCATGGGTTTAACAGGCTGGCAGCATGCAGCAGCACAAAAAGCTCCGCACAATTCAGATATGGGCTTAAAGGATTACTATAAGAACTACTTCCCTGTTGGGGTAGCCGTAGGTCCACGTAACCTTGCCGGGCCAGAAGCTGAGTTTATTATTAAGCAATTTAACAGCCTAACACCTGAAAATGCCATGAAGATGGGGCCTATACATCCGCAGGAAAACCAGTATTTCTGGCGTGATGCTGATTCCATAGTCAATTTTGCACAACACCATGGTTTACGTGTACGTGGTCATAACTTGTGCTGGCACGAACAAACGCCCAACTGGATTTTTAAAGACAGCTTAGGTCATCAGGTAACTAAAGCTGTTTTATTAAAGCGTTTGCATGATCATATCCAAACGGTAGTAAGCCGCTATAAAGGCAAAATATATGCTTGGGATGTGGTTAATGAAGCTATTGCTGATGACAAGACACAGTTTTTACGTAACAGTCCATGGTACCAAATCTGCGGTGAAGACTTTATTGCCAAAGCTTTTGAATATGCCCACGAAGCCGACCCTAAAGCGGTTCTCTTTTATAATGATTATAATACCGAACGTCCTGAAAAACTGGAACGCATTTACCGACTGCTTAAAAAGCTGATCGATGCTAAAGTTCCCATCAATGCGGTAGGCTTACAGGCACATTGGTCGGTTTACGAGCCATCAGCAACCGAGTTACGTAACACTATTGAAAAATTTGCCTCACTGGGCCTTAAAGTGCAAATTACAGAACTGGATGTTTCTATTTACCCTTGGGAGAAAGAACGACGTGAGCTACGCCCCGGTGAAAAAGGCGAATACACCCCTGAACTAGAGCAAAAACAAACAGCCAAATACAAAGAGGTATTTGATGTTTTCAGGCAGTATAAAAAAGATATTACCGGTGTTACTTTCTGGAACATATCCGACCGTTATACCTGGTTAGATACCTATCCGGTAGCTGGCCGCAAAAACTTCCCGTTGTTGTTTGATACTAACCTCCAACCTAAAAAGGCCTTTTATGAGGTAACTAATTTCAAAAAGTAA